A DNA window from Streptomyces parvus contains the following coding sequences:
- a CDS encoding serine hydrolase — MTGDTQGYGRTSRNTPRTAGSGIARRRVGGGILALGGALALTPIPLAGAAARSGPGSADRGAGMEPGAHRPTLRRGSAARAGLLQEPLDQLVRDAEAYLADSPKHPWYAGAVLLAGRGGTVALHRPIGKAVRYSAYDEKTDTGVEFPADRQIAMAEDTVFDLASISKLFTSLLAVQQIERGRLELEATVASYLPDFAGGGKQDITVRQLLTHTSGFRSWIPLYKEPTREGKLRMLWDEVPASTPGTAYLYSDLNLISLQLILEHLTGRPLDVLLREEITAPLGMHRTRFNPPASWKPKIAATEDARLPWSGLERGLVWGEVHDENAFGFGGVAGHAGVFSCAWDLAVLARTLLNGGVYGRSRILSEESVDLLFTDFNTAFPGDEHGLGFELYQHWYMGAMANPRSAGHTGFTGTSLVLDPTTDTFLIVLGNSVHPVRSWRSGSAPRVATANQLARAVPVRPERGRTAWFSGMAAASTATLTLPALRLGSARARLECALWWDTEPASDGLFLEASADGEDWQPVPFTTVRQGSGHRPDPLPHPEGSVTGWSGRVWHRLEADLSAWRGTSLQLRWRYTTDQLYVGRGAYVDALRVRDGGRTVFDSERPRDAGRIGAAGWVLSAD; from the coding sequence ATGACCGGGGACACGCAGGGGTACGGGCGGACCTCCCGGAACACCCCACGCACCGCCGGGAGCGGCATCGCCCGGCGGCGGGTGGGCGGCGGGATACTGGCGCTGGGCGGGGCGCTCGCGCTGACGCCGATTCCCCTCGCGGGCGCGGCCGCCCGGAGCGGGCCGGGCAGTGCGGACAGGGGAGCGGGCATGGAGCCAGGGGCACACCGGCCCACACTGCGGCGCGGCAGCGCGGCCCGCGCCGGGCTGCTCCAGGAGCCGCTGGACCAGCTCGTCCGGGACGCGGAAGCGTATCTGGCGGACTCCCCCAAGCACCCCTGGTACGCGGGTGCGGTGCTGCTCGCGGGGCGGGGCGGCACGGTGGCGCTGCACCGGCCGATCGGCAAGGCGGTGCGCTACTCCGCGTACGACGAGAAGACGGACACCGGGGTGGAGTTCCCGGCGGACCGGCAGATCGCGATGGCCGAGGACACCGTCTTCGATCTGGCCTCGATCTCCAAGCTGTTCACCTCGCTCCTGGCGGTCCAGCAGATCGAGCGCGGGAGGCTGGAGCTGGAGGCGACGGTCGCCTCGTACCTCCCGGACTTCGCGGGCGGCGGCAAGCAGGACATCACGGTCCGTCAACTGCTGACCCACACCTCGGGTTTCCGGTCGTGGATCCCGCTCTACAAGGAGCCGACCCGGGAGGGCAAGCTCCGCATGCTGTGGGACGAGGTCCCGGCGAGCACCCCGGGCACCGCCTACCTCTACTCCGACCTCAATCTGATCTCGCTGCAGCTGATCCTGGAGCACCTCACCGGCCGCCCGCTGGACGTCCTGCTCCGCGAGGAGATCACCGCCCCGCTCGGAATGCACCGCACCCGCTTCAACCCGCCCGCCTCCTGGAAGCCGAAGATCGCGGCGACCGAGGACGCCCGGCTGCCCTGGTCCGGTCTGGAGCGCGGTCTCGTCTGGGGCGAGGTGCACGACGAGAACGCCTTCGGCTTCGGCGGGGTGGCGGGCCACGCCGGAGTGTTCTCCTGCGCCTGGGACCTCGCGGTGCTCGCCCGGACGCTCCTCAACGGCGGGGTGTACGGCCGCTCCCGCATCCTGTCCGAGGAGTCGGTGGACCTGCTGTTCACGGACTTCAACACCGCGTTCCCGGGTGACGAGCACGGCCTCGGCTTCGAGCTCTACCAGCACTGGTACATGGGCGCGATGGCGAACCCGCGCAGTGCGGGGCACACCGGATTCACCGGGACCAGCCTGGTGCTCGACCCGACGACCGACACCTTCCTCATCGTGCTGGGCAACTCCGTCCACCCCGTACGGAGCTGGCGCTCGGGCAGCGCCCCCCGGGTGGCGACCGCGAACCAGCTGGCCCGGGCCGTTCCGGTCCGGCCCGAGCGGGGGCGCACGGCGTGGTTCTCCGGGATGGCCGCCGCCTCCACGGCCACCCTCACGCTGCCCGCCCTGCGCCTGGGCTCCGCCCGGGCCCGGCTGGAGTGCGCGCTGTGGTGGGACACCGAACCGGCCTCCGACGGCCTCTTCCTGGAAGCGTCGGCGGACGGGGAGGACTGGCAGCCGGTGCCGTTCACGACCGTACGTCAGGGCTCCGGCCACCGCCCGGATCCGCTGCCGCACCCGGAGGGCTCGGTGACCGGCTGGTCGGGACGGGTGTGGCACCGGCTGGAGGCGGACCTGTCGGCCTGGCGCGGCACGAGCCTCCAGCTGCGGTGGCGGTACACCACGGACCAGCTGTACGTGGGGCGCGGCGCCTATGTGGACGCCCTGCGGGTGCGGGACGGGGGCCGCACGGTCTTCGACTCCGAGCGGCCCCGGGACGCGGGGCGCATCGGGGCGGCGGGCTGGGTGCTGTCGGCCGACTGA
- a CDS encoding SGNH/GDSL hydrolase family protein: protein MTGRTPAPARRSLLYAAAAGITAAFTPAPLAAAAPDPAPGPPRRGTPWTTSWATAQTAPTADDPLASAGLTDGLCTARLRLSAGGQVRLRYAHAFGSVPVLVGPVTADGRPVTFAGRPQAWLAAGASLTSDPVEGLRVPDGSLLTVGTRLPGPTGPLSFHRNTHAWHTVDGVRTRSVFLLTGVETTGARGPVVAVLGDSIAEGTGTPDDADLRWPDQLARRLPGSAVANLGISGNRLLLDSDRFGPSAQSRFDRDVLSLPGLRTVLVHLGVNDLHHLPVERDPARMVAAYRQLALRARSAGLRVVGATITPFEGWTRWTPEADAVRREVNEAVRTGRVFDAVADYDAALRDPGRPSRLLPAYDSGDGLHPGPEGHAAIAAAVDPRLLR from the coding sequence GTGACCGGCCGGACCCCCGCACCGGCGAGACGAAGTCTGCTGTACGCGGCGGCGGCCGGGATCACGGCGGCCTTCACCCCCGCCCCTCTCGCGGCGGCGGCCCCGGACCCCGCGCCCGGTCCTCCCCGCCGGGGCACGCCCTGGACCACCTCCTGGGCCACCGCTCAGACCGCGCCCACGGCGGACGACCCCCTCGCGTCGGCCGGACTCACGGACGGGCTCTGCACCGCGCGGCTGCGGCTCTCGGCGGGCGGGCAGGTCCGGCTGCGGTACGCGCACGCCTTCGGGTCCGTCCCGGTGCTGGTCGGTCCGGTGACCGCCGACGGGCGGCCGGTCACCTTCGCCGGACGGCCGCAGGCGTGGCTGGCGGCGGGCGCCTCCCTCACCAGCGACCCGGTGGAGGGGCTCCGGGTGCCGGACGGTTCCCTGCTGACCGTCGGGACGCGGCTCCCGGGCCCCACCGGCCCGCTGTCCTTCCACCGCAACACCCACGCCTGGCACACCGTCGACGGGGTCCGGACCCGGTCCGTGTTCCTCCTGACCGGGGTCGAGACGACCGGGGCACGCGGCCCGGTCGTCGCCGTGCTGGGCGACTCCATCGCGGAGGGTACCGGCACGCCCGACGACGCGGACCTCCGCTGGCCCGACCAGCTGGCCCGCAGGCTGCCCGGCTCCGCCGTCGCCAACCTCGGCATCAGCGGCAACCGGCTGCTCCTCGACAGCGACCGCTTCGGGCCGAGCGCCCAGTCCCGCTTCGACCGGGACGTGCTGTCGCTGCCGGGGCTGAGGACGGTCCTGGTGCACCTGGGCGTCAACGACCTCCACCATCTGCCGGTCGAACGCGATCCGGCACGGATGGTGGCCGCCTACCGCCAACTCGCCCTGCGCGCCCGTTCCGCCGGGCTGCGGGTGGTGGGCGCCACCATCACCCCGTTCGAGGGGTGGACGCGCTGGACACCGGAGGCGGACGCGGTGCGCCGGGAGGTCAACGAGGCCGTCCGCACCGGGCGGGTCTTCGACGCCGTCGCCGACTACGACGCGGCGCTGCGCGACCCGGGCCGCCCCTCCCGGCTGCTGCCCGCGTACGACAGCGGGGACGGGCTGCACCCGGGCCCCGAGGGGCACGCGGCGATCGCCGCCGCCGTCGATCCCCGGCTGTTGCGTTAG
- a CDS encoding NAD(P)/FAD-dependent oxidoreductase: MPAPQSPAPRTPAGQPGTRGAFGPGAPARDRYDAVIVGGGHNGLVAAAYLARAGRSVLVLERLGTTGGAAISTRPFAGVDARLSRYSYLVSLLPDKIVRDLGLDFAVRKRTVSSYTPAVRDGRPTGLLVAGDRTRESFAALTGGDREYAAWRRFYGMTQRVAERVFPTLTEPLAGRDALRARIDDAVAWRMLFEEPLGVAVEENFTDDLVRGVVLTDALIGTFADAHDVSLLQNRCFLYHVIGGGTGDWDVPVGGMGALTDALAGAARAAGAEIRVRHEATRIETDGSAAEVTVRTPDGEHVVAAGRVLVNASPQALAALVGDTPPPPAEGAQLKVNMLLTRLPKLRDRSVDPRQAFAGTFHIAEGYGQLADAYRDAAAGRLPTAPPSEIYCHSLTDPTILGPELAARGYQTLTLFGLHAPARLFAADNDAARAALLKATLAELDAHLEEPITDCLALDANGDPCIEAKTPLDLERDLRLPGGHIFHRDLSFPYAHEGTGRWGVETAHANVLLCGAGAVRGGGVSGVPGHNAAMAALGR; the protein is encoded by the coding sequence ATGCCCGCACCTCAGAGCCCCGCACCCCGAACACCCGCAGGTCAGCCCGGAACCCGGGGGGCCTTCGGGCCCGGCGCGCCCGCCCGGGACCGCTATGACGCCGTGATCGTCGGCGGCGGACACAACGGCCTGGTCGCCGCCGCCTACCTCGCGCGCGCCGGCCGGTCCGTCCTCGTCCTGGAGCGGCTCGGCACCACCGGGGGAGCGGCGATCTCCACCCGGCCCTTCGCCGGGGTGGACGCCCGGCTCTCGCGCTACTCGTACCTGGTCTCCCTGCTGCCCGACAAGATCGTCCGCGACCTCGGACTCGACTTCGCCGTGCGCAAGCGGACCGTCTCCTCCTACACCCCCGCCGTGCGCGACGGCCGCCCCACCGGGCTGCTCGTCGCGGGCGACCGCACCCGGGAGTCGTTCGCCGCGCTGACCGGCGGCGATCGCGAGTACGCGGCCTGGCGGCGGTTCTACGGGATGACGCAGCGGGTCGCCGAGCGCGTCTTCCCCACGCTCACCGAACCGCTGGCCGGCCGCGACGCGCTGCGCGCGCGGATCGACGACGCCGTCGCCTGGCGGATGCTCTTCGAGGAACCGCTCGGCGTGGCCGTGGAGGAGAACTTCACCGACGACCTGGTGCGCGGGGTGGTCCTCACCGACGCCCTGATCGGCACCTTCGCCGACGCCCATGACGTCTCGCTCCTCCAGAACCGGTGCTTCCTCTACCACGTGATCGGCGGCGGCACCGGAGACTGGGACGTGCCCGTCGGCGGTATGGGCGCGCTCACCGACGCCCTGGCCGGGGCCGCCCGGGCGGCGGGCGCCGAGATCCGCGTGCGGCACGAGGCGACCCGCATCGAGACCGACGGGAGCGCCGCCGAGGTCACGGTCCGCACCCCGGACGGCGAACACGTCGTCGCCGCGGGCCGTGTGCTCGTCAACGCCTCCCCGCAGGCCCTCGCCGCCCTGGTCGGCGACACCCCGCCCCCGCCCGCCGAGGGCGCCCAGCTCAAGGTGAACATGCTGCTCACCCGGTTGCCGAAACTCCGCGACCGGTCCGTCGACCCCCGGCAGGCCTTCGCCGGGACGTTCCACATCGCCGAGGGGTACGGGCAGCTCGCCGACGCCTACCGGGACGCGGCGGCCGGCAGGCTGCCCACCGCCCCGCCGTCCGAGATCTACTGCCACTCGCTGACCGACCCGACGATCCTCGGACCCGAACTCGCCGCGCGCGGCTACCAGACCCTCACCCTCTTCGGCCTCCACGCCCCGGCCCGGCTGTTCGCCGCCGACAACGACGCCGCCCGCGCCGCACTGCTCAAGGCGACCCTCGCCGAACTGGACGCGCACCTGGAGGAGCCGATCACCGACTGCCTGGCCCTCGACGCGAACGGCGACCCCTGCATCGAGGCCAAGACCCCGCTCGACCTGGAGCGCGATCTTCGGCTGCCCGGCGGCCACATCTTCCACCGCGACCTCTCCTTCCCGTACGCGCACGAGGGCACCGGGCGCTGGGGTGTGGAGACCGCGCACGCCAATGTGCTGCTCTGCGGGGCGGGCGCGGTGCGCGGCGGCGGGGTCAGCGGGGTCCCCGGCCACAACGCGGCGATGGCCGCGCTGGGAAGGTGA
- a CDS encoding serine/threonine-protein kinase → MADTRLIQSRYRLLEVIGRGGMGEVWRALDESLGRQVAVKCLKPMGPQHDQAFTRVLRERFRREARVAASLQHRGVTVVHDFGEYEGVLYLVMELLDGQNLSQLLEENQQHPLPVEHVVDIAEQVADALGYTHRQGIVHRDLKPANIMRLTDGTVKICDFGIARLGHDIGMTSRLTTTGLAMGTPHYMSPEQISGKEVDHRSDLYSLGCVLYEIATGVPPFDQEDAWAVLVGHRDTPPRPLRTHRAELPGFFDRVVLDLLAKAPEERPVDAGDLRRRIVLGRTGEQPALGPGPLARPGRGPLPAPRERALPAWTRSMTAGHRATGATGPHAERPDPAAGLTGQWTTARATAPHTGSFASVPAGSPAPDLLAGLEGRHSAGIDLGRLGRWEEAGEVHRQVAEQRGRVLGPDHPDTLASHYEIGLTLSRTGRAEEALNAFTRVAEGRERALGADHPQTLAARQATAHALGRLGRHAEAHQVYETVLAVRERVMGPDHPDTLRCRHNLAFNLCRLGRPEESCRIARDVADARSRVLGPTHPDTLATRYEVAYTLGRLGRWAEALVTYQDVARTRAEVLGADHPDTFAARYEAGISLGRLGRDTEALELYRSLVADRTRTAGAADPETLRARHGLGVNLGRLGRWEEALAEARAVCALRESALGTDHPDTVISRREVAAGLGWLGRWSEALVAYRQVAEARIRTLGPDHPQTLAARDDEAHCLERLAQA, encoded by the coding sequence ATGGCGGACACCAGGCTGATCCAGAGCCGGTACCGGCTGCTCGAAGTCATCGGGCGCGGCGGCATGGGCGAGGTGTGGCGCGCCCTCGACGAGTCGCTGGGCCGCCAGGTCGCCGTGAAATGCCTCAAACCCATGGGCCCCCAGCACGACCAGGCGTTCACCCGGGTGCTGCGCGAGCGCTTCCGGCGCGAGGCCCGGGTGGCCGCCTCCCTCCAGCACCGGGGCGTCACCGTCGTGCACGACTTCGGTGAGTACGAGGGGGTGCTCTACCTCGTCATGGAACTGCTCGACGGGCAGAACCTGAGCCAGCTGCTGGAGGAGAACCAGCAGCACCCGCTGCCCGTCGAACATGTCGTCGACATCGCGGAGCAGGTCGCCGACGCCCTCGGCTACACCCACCGGCAGGGCATCGTCCACCGCGATCTCAAGCCCGCCAACATCATGCGGCTGACCGACGGCACGGTGAAGATCTGCGACTTCGGCATAGCGCGCCTCGGCCACGACATCGGCATGACCTCCCGGCTCACCACCACCGGCCTCGCCATGGGCACCCCGCACTACATGTCGCCCGAGCAGATCAGCGGCAAGGAGGTCGACCACCGCAGCGACCTCTACTCGCTGGGCTGCGTCCTGTATGAAATCGCCACCGGCGTACCGCCGTTCGACCAGGAGGACGCCTGGGCCGTGCTCGTCGGACACCGCGACACCCCACCGCGGCCGCTGCGCACCCACCGCGCCGAACTGCCCGGCTTCTTCGACCGCGTCGTCCTCGACCTGCTCGCCAAGGCCCCGGAGGAGCGGCCCGTGGACGCGGGCGACCTGCGCCGCCGCATCGTTCTCGGCCGGACCGGCGAACAGCCCGCGCTCGGACCGGGACCCCTCGCGCGCCCCGGTCGCGGGCCGCTGCCGGCCCCGCGCGAGCGGGCGCTGCCCGCCTGGACCCGGTCCATGACCGCCGGTCACCGGGCGACCGGAGCGACGGGCCCGCACGCCGAACGCCCCGACCCGGCCGCCGGGCTGACGGGGCAGTGGACCACCGCGCGCGCCACCGCCCCGCACACCGGCTCCTTCGCCTCCGTACCGGCCGGGTCCCCCGCCCCGGACCTCCTCGCCGGGCTGGAGGGCCGCCACAGCGCGGGCATCGACCTCGGGCGCCTCGGCCGCTGGGAGGAGGCGGGGGAGGTGCACCGCCAGGTCGCCGAGCAGCGCGGCCGCGTCCTCGGCCCGGACCACCCCGACACCCTCGCCAGCCATTACGAGATCGGCCTCACCCTCAGCCGTACGGGCCGGGCCGAGGAAGCGCTGAACGCGTTCACCCGGGTCGCCGAGGGCCGCGAACGCGCCCTGGGCGCCGACCATCCGCAGACGCTCGCCGCCCGCCAGGCGACCGCCCACGCCCTCGGCCGGCTCGGCCGGCACGCCGAGGCCCACCAGGTGTACGAGACCGTCCTAGCCGTCCGCGAACGCGTCATGGGCCCCGACCACCCCGACACCCTGCGCTGCCGCCACAACCTGGCGTTCAACCTCTGCCGGCTGGGGCGGCCGGAGGAGTCCTGCCGGATCGCCCGGGACGTCGCCGACGCCCGGTCCCGCGTGCTGGGCCCGACGCATCCCGACACCCTCGCGACCCGCTACGAGGTGGCGTACACCCTGGGCAGGCTGGGCCGCTGGGCGGAGGCCCTGGTGACCTACCAGGACGTCGCCCGGACCCGCGCCGAGGTCCTCGGGGCCGACCACCCCGACACCTTCGCCGCCCGCTACGAGGCGGGCATCAGCCTCGGCCGGCTCGGCCGCGACACGGAGGCCCTGGAGCTGTACCGCTCCCTGGTCGCCGACCGCACGCGGACCGCCGGAGCGGCCGACCCCGAAACACTGCGCGCCCGCCACGGCCTCGGGGTCAACCTGGGCCGGCTGGGCCGCTGGGAGGAGGCGCTCGCGGAGGCTCGCGCGGTCTGCGCCCTCCGCGAAAGCGCCCTGGGAACCGACCACCCCGACACGGTCATCAGCCGCCGGGAGGTCGCCGCGGGGCTCGGCTGGCTCGGCCGGTGGAGCGAGGCCCTCGTGGCCTACCGGCAGGTCGCCGAGGCGCGCATCCGGACCCTGGGCCCCGATCACCCCCAGACGCTCGCGGCCCGGGACGACGAGGCGCACTGCCTGGAGCGGCTCGCCCAGGCATGA